Proteins from a single region of Argiope bruennichi chromosome 6, qqArgBrue1.1, whole genome shotgun sequence:
- the LOC129972836 gene encoding T-box transcription factor TBX3-like has product MTLDSPFMTPGMAFHPPMYHYNLPPTDYPSAPLMDYRTNSFLTPPSYPFYGSLLYQHCLPKEYATGGYCLPTEVEEDDGVTDDPEVSLESKDLWTRFHALGTEMVITKSGRRMFPAFKVRVSGLDKKAKYILLMDIVATDDCRYKFHNNRWVVAGKADPEMPKRMYIHPDSPSTGEQWMQKVVSFHKLKITNNISNKHSHTILNSMHKYQPRFHVVRADDISKLPYKKFRTFTFEETHFIAVTAYQNQKITKLKIDNNPFAKGFRESGGSKRLKRKSVDEFFFESDEDKPAEDKTTSQSEKDSSETPTDRLEAPPAALEKVSKHSEETKERDSVHSPLVYEAERLAALRCNSSFLERCLGDQQVRDSQELKRSNFDPFQNAYAAACYRGQYDYLRMLEQESLKSSVEIPYSMPPTIHSPELSSSPMFISSARMPIKPSPVIGMPPTTYPFLNSPPDTSALIHTEEYRRALLTSTLAQHRYFPYFCR; this is encoded by the exons ATGACTCTGGATTCTCCTTTCATGACCCCTGGGATGGCTTTTCATCCTCCAATGTATCATTACAACCTGCCACCCACCGACTACCCGTCGGCCCCTTTGATGGACTATCGGACAAATTCTTTTTTGACGCCACCTTCTTACCCCTTTTATGGCTCCTTGCTGTACCAGCACTGTCTGCCGAAGGAGTATGCTACAGGAGGGTACTGTCTACCCACGGAAGTAGAGGAAGACGACGGGGTGACAGATGACCCGGAGGTCAGCTTGGAGTCGAAGGACCTATGGACGAGGTTCCATGCTCTGGGAACAGAGATGGTCATCACTAAGTCGGGGAG GCGCATGTTTCCTGCCTTCAAAGTTCGCGTCAGTGGCTTAGACAAAAAGGCTAAATACATCCTTCTTATGGATATTGTGGCTACAGACGATTGTCGTTATAAATTTCACAATAACAGATGGGTGGTGGCTGGCAAGGCAGACCCAGAAATGCCCAAGAGGATGTATATACATCCTGATTCCCCTTCCACTGGTGAACAGTGGATGCAGAAAGTAGTCTCCTTTCACAAGCTCAAGATCACAAATAACATATCCAACAAACACAGCCAT actatTTTAAATTCCATGCACAAATACCAACCGAGATTTCATGTTGTCCGAGCAGATGACATCTCGAAGCTACCTTATAAAAAGTTCCGGACTTTCACTTTTGAAGAAACTCATTTCATTGCAGTTACAGCTTATCAAAATCAAAag attacaaaattaaagattgaCAACAATCCATTTGCAAAAGGTTTCAGAGAATCCGGAGGATCCAAACGGCTAAAAAG GAAATCAGTAGACGAATTTTTCTTCGAGTCAGACGAGGACAAACCTGCCGAAGACAAGACCACTTCACAGAGCGAGAAAGACAGTTCGGAAACCCCCACGGACCGACTGGAAGCACCACCTGCTGCGTTGGAAAAGGTCAGCAAACACTCCGAAGAAACAAAAGAAAGAGATTCGGTGCACTCCCCTCTCGTTTACGAAGCAGAAAGACTCGCGGCTCTCAGGTGCAACAGTAGCTTTTTAGAGCGATGTCTCGGCGATCAACAAGTGCGCGACAGTCAAGAACTGAAACGTTCGAACTTTGATCCTTTTCAAAATGCTTATGCGGCGGCATGCTATAGAGGACAATATGACTATCTGAGAATGCTCGAACAAGAATCCCTAAAATCTTCTGTGGAAATACCGTATTCCATGCCGCCAACAATACACAGTCCAGAACTAAGCAGCTCTCCCATGTTTATTAGCAGCGCAAGAATGCCAATTAAGCCTAGTCCTGTGATTGGAATGCCGCCAACTACATATCCTTTTCTGAATTCTCCACCAGATACATCTGCCTTAATACACACGGAAGAATACAGACGTGCTCTGCTAACTTCAACATTAGCGCAGCATAGGTATTTCCCCTATTTTTGTCGATGA